gagactaacacactcatgataagaaggagcccataatgtaatttgggattggtgcggtagtgcgataataactctctagtggaatgagttattatcgatgaacttgagttgtgtgttcggggcgaacacgggatactcaagctcatcggaaggccaaaaccaatttcccctctaggtctctgtcatagcctcattatagcctcaagtccatccaaatataaacccatcttggtgtccaagaaggaggctggtccaatgcttggtgaccaagcaagggtcggccacatcctcttctataggggccgaccctttgcttggtgcctaagcatgtaggggccgaccacaataattcaaacaaggaggggcgttttgaatttttaaaatcttctctttgtagaaactacaagttttaaaagagagattttaaattttaaaactttccttgtttgaattaggccacatgttttaaaagaaagtttaaaagtttttaaaactttccttttttaaccatcctcatggtttaaggaaaaaaagaagataagttttaaaatttaaattttctatcaccatgttaaaaaaagaaattttattagagaaattttaaattttaaaatatggttttaattttagaactttccttttttaactcctactttaggaaagagagtttgtaaaattttataagagtttttcttcttgtaaaattttataaaaaatatatttccttcctctttaagggggccgaccacccttgcttggtgcccaagcaaggtggccggccaaattgaaattaaaataaaatcatcaattaatatttggtgattgattcaattaagaggaaagaaaaggaaaataaaaaggaaaaaggaaaaactagaggaatcttttaatttttgtaaaaattcttcccttatttgccttgggcaagtattataaaagaatgggtgaggaggcttcatgagacacaactcttattctcttgcttggaggttctcttggtgtggccggccctctctcttctccctttcccattgctctcttctccttggtggtggtggtggccggattttagaggaagaggaagaaagcttttgggtggtgttcatcttggaggatcgtcgcccacacgacgtcaaggcgaggcgaggaatacggcagaagatctcgaagtcattagtttacaaaaagaaggtataattagcaattgttttccgcatcatgctagttatttctttttgtaagaattccaaacacaagaggtattagatctagtatttcgaattagtttttcgaatttgtgttttctttgttttcgaatttgtgattcgattgttctttttggttaacctagagttatttaagaaaattaaatattagctttccttaaaaggctttgtctagacggtggtggttgctcccatatccaagaaggtcatgtgcctcgtcatgtagtcctggaagccaattttgaaaattaatatttaatggaattaataacataggtggatttgaatcaatagtgttaagttccgcttgcgattcaaatttaaaccattaagaacagataagttaaatttggaatcaatgatgttaagttccgtctgtgattcctaatttaacttctaaagaacacaataggttatttaaggaaaggttcaacacttgtacaaaatttttgtacagtggaaccggtaggATTTTCCTAGGACAAACCAACACTCGATTGGCAGGGTGGTATGTGCAGATCTGGATCTACTGAGATAGACCGAATAGCAAATGCAGGGCGGGACGTATAGATCTGGATTTGTGAGACAACAATCACAAGTCGGGGAATGCGCCAGGGAATGCAGGTCTGGGCCTACAGGTCAAGATTTACAGGTACGAAGACCCAGTCTAAGGTTAACAGACCAGAGCGAACAGGCACCACATgacaatcaagccagagaatcgtAACAATCCGTCAGAGAATAATTaccacatgtcagggaatatgctaacagtctgTGACTCGTTGCCTCCTGATCATTCCTCAGACCTATAGAAAGATgtcacgtgtcattcaccgccagacaaatcctgacactcgtcagactccagaagcacccactgccatataaaaagggagcCTTTGTcgctacgcaggtacgctcactcgtcttttcgcacttgtctttttcttttcgtcttttcactgtgcttctggggaaaaagtatctgacttgagcgtcggagggcctgatccgaggactttttccctggttcttggtctctaatgtGAGGGCGGTTTGTCTGAGTATGCGCAaaaccctcgcgtcatcatcACCCTCCATCATCCGTCCGTGGGAGCCTTTCTAGGAAGTACCCGATCACCCAGGCGTTTCAACGACTTTCCGTTAACACCGGCGACAACGCAATCAATctctgtccgactcagcttccggacgggatcaagtttaactcatgttgTTTCATGAATGGTTGCACCATTTCAAATTTTAAGACTCAGTTATAACCTTTCATGGAAAACTGTATTGTTTGACGAATGTCTGGCGACGCTTCAGACTAAAAAAACCCTAAACTACAAAGGCAAAGTCATCTCGGCCAAAAGCTGCTGCTTTACGCAAGGATTGAAAAATCCTTATTCCTTGCATCTAAACGAGCTTAAGATTCATATTAAGAAGGAACGTTAAGAAATATAGGTaatttggaagaaaaaaaatataataggaGAATGATTTTGTCACATGGTCAAATAGCTCGGTCTCTATTGTTTATCCATATTCTGATTACTTGCAAGCACTTTTGGTCGTCCTGAAGCTTATGTGTCAGTTGCTGTAGTCAGTCTGTGTgtctagaattttaaatttagaggaTTATATATTATATGGTGAAAGTAATTATTAAATGTATTATTTAATAATGAtttcttcatatttttaaaatgtatAAGGTATATTTAGttgaaatgtaaaaaataaaagaggaaaaaaaaattaaatttagtccTACAAAGATTCGAACTCAAGAGGtatgttaaaataaaattaaaacttactaTTACATCAACTATACAAATCTTTTAAATTAgagtaaaataatatatatactaataaaattttaaaaaacttttctataaaattatgttattaaaaaattttaggaGGGTCGTGATCTCCTCATGTCCTAACGTAGATCCGCTCCTATCCGTATAGATAACATTCCAAATATTTTTGATGACTTAATCCTTCGGATGTCTAGGCCTCCTCCGATTGTTCAGACCTAaatattatttgtcatatcatcaAATATATATTTACCCAAGGCTTATCTTGGAGTCCAAGCCACTCGGATTTTTCTGTGGTTGCTTAGAACATTTGGtcgattagaaatttttttttgtcacTCAGAAATCTATTATTTCTACAACACAAGGATTAATCTGAATACATCatatagaatataaaaatatacctaatATATAGTCTATCTAATCTACTAAGCTTACATAATACTCAATCTACTTATCTATCGGGACTTTTTATCGGTTTGGAATTCATTCCTATAAAAAGATTCTTTTATCTAGAGTTTACTCTTACAGGACATTCACacctttttaaaatttattcctTTAGAAATATATGGTTCCCCTAGCCTATTTAGATTTTACATCTATCTATCTAGAGAAGTAtaatttccattttcatttttatCTAATATCAAATTTCCTAAAACATTTCCATCGGTCAAACATCTTATCACTTTTAATTTACTTAGACCAACTCTTGATCAACCTAAGTCGATTGTAGTTACAACTTCCCTCTAATACTtacataattaaatattttgatgaAATatcaaaatcttaaattaaaattcgTATTGCACTAACAACCACTAAAGCTAATTATTGCTTACAAAAATTTTATTATCCTTCTTTTAATCTCACCTTTTCAATTTAATCTATTTAGTCAATTAATTTAAGTTTCATCTAATGAAATTCTATTTTCTAAAGCTAAAAGTTATGTTGATTTTTAGTATCGAACTTGTGTTGTTCTTAATAGAGTCGACCAACCAGAAAATTTCAATGTCATCACTCCATGATGCATCAAAAAAAAAAGTTACATTaatatcaattttttatttaataatagaTGGCACAATATTTTAATTTACCATTTAACATAAACTTTCAACCGTGAGAACCGTCATATTCATTTATAGCTCTATGAATTGGGTGTCCGATATAAATTCACGAGTGGTTCGAGTCGTCACGTTCGCATTGGCTCCGCGTGGTATAAACTCAGTAGGGACCACAAACGGCGCGAATAAAAACAAAATCTGTAACGTTGGCATCTTGCCAAAACTTGACCAATTCTCAAATAATTGATTATGTTCTGTCTAATAATTTAAGGAACGATGGTCCAGAGGTCTCCGTACGTAAAAATTGTGCTATTTAAACAATCCTGTAAAAAGTGAAATTTGTCTAGCTGATTATCTCTTAGGACTTTTGACGTCATTGAGAGAGATTAATCAAAATTAACCATCACTGTTGATTTTTGTTCTATCTCATAATTTACAGAGGCCCCCTTACGTAAAAATTGTGTTATTTAAACAAGGAGTTTACAGAAATAGTTCAGCAAGAGAGTTGATTTATATCaactcttttattttaattttctgtcATGAGGAGAAGAAAGTTTTAAGATAAAGGGAGCAATCAAATTACATAGGAGAAAGGCCGAACCCTCTTTATTTTGTGTTGAGGGAAACGACAAAGTTTGGGCTCATTCAGAAGCGTCGCAGCAGGTCGACCAATCTCGCCAGGTTGAGGAACGACGAACCCCCGGGCCGCGCCGCCCTGTCCGCCGCCTCCTTCCACCCCACCGCCCTCCTCCTCATCTCCCTCCCCTTATCCCCGTTCCCCATCAGCTCCCTTATCAGCCCCTCCACTTCCCCCCTCTTCACGTTGTTGTCGATCTCCATACCGTTTCCCCACTCCGTGCACGCGTACCTGCAGTTGGTCTGCTGCTCCGCGAAGAAGGGCCACGACAGCATCGGCACCCCGCCGACGATGCTCTCCAGCGTCGAGTTCCAGCCGCTGTGCGTCAGAAACCCTCCCAAGGCGGAGTGGCCCAGCACCTCCTCCTGCGGGCACCAGCTGGCCAGCATCCCGCGCTCCCGAGTCTTCTCCACGAACTCCGCCGGTAGCACTGCCGCGTGCCCCCGCACCAGATCCGGCCGGATCACCCACAGGAACTCGTAATCTGAGTCCGCCAGCCCCCACGCGAACTCCACCAGCTGCTCGTTGCTCATCACCGTTATGCTCCCGAAGTTGACGTACACCACCGAGCCCGGCGCGCGGCCGTCCAGCCACTCCAAGCACCCGCTCTCCTCCTTCCAAAGGTTGGAGCGGAGCGAGGCGAGGGCGTCAGGAATCTGGTGGTGCTGGAGCAGCAAGGAGAGCGGGCCGACAGTGTAGATCGGGGGCTGGATCGCCGCCATCGCCTCCAGGACCGGTCCTTCCAGCTCGTCGAAAGTATTAAAGATTACCGCTGCAGCGAGGGCGGAGCGCTGTGCCTGTCGGTTGCAGTAGTTGAGCATGATGTCGTCCCGGTCGGTGGTCCGGATGAAGGACGGGAAGTCCCTCAGCCGCATGTTCTTCATTCCCGGCACCCAATCGATCGGAGTATCCAAAAATCCGTTCGTGATGTCGCTTTCGTCTATCAATACACGCACAAAATTGTTGATTTTTAGAGAGATACACAACAGAATTCGATTACGTACGTTTGAAGGGCGTGAGGCGGCGGTCGATGAGGTGTTGGTAGTGGAGGTAGCCCATGAAGCCGCAGGCGCTGGTAGTCCAGAAGACGACCTCAGGGATGCGGAGCTCCCTGGCGGCGTCCAGGGTGAAGCTCATGACGCCGTCGGAGACGATGCAGGAGACGGGCGGCGCGTCGCCGTCGTCGGAGTTAAGGCGGCGCAGGAGGTCGAGAAACGGCAGGAGCGCGTGCTTAGAGATGGAGTCACAGAGGGAGGGGATATCCTGCGTGGCATCGGTGTCGGAGGGCGGGAGGCCGTCGGGGATGGACTCGAAGCGGAAACCCGGGTCATCAGCCTCCGAAGCGACGACGGCGCCGGAGCGGAGCAGGCGTTTGTGGTTGAAGTGGGTGTTGACGAAGGTGATGCGGAAGCCGTAGAAGCGTAGGAGCTTAGCCAGCTTCATCATCGGCGTGACGTGACCCTGAGCGGGGTACGGGATGCA
This region of Zingiber officinale cultivar Zhangliang chromosome 9A, Zo_v1.1, whole genome shotgun sequence genomic DNA includes:
- the LOC122021541 gene encoding 7-deoxyloganetin glucosyltransferase-like — encoded protein: MGEAPNQPEKKPHAVCIPYPAQGHVTPMMKLAKLLRFYGFRITFVNTHFNHKRLLRSGAVVASEADDPGFRFESIPDGLPPSDTDATQDIPSLCDSISKHALLPFLDLLRRLNSDDGDAPPVSCIVSDGVMSFTLDAARELRIPEVVFWTTSACGFMGYLHYQHLIDRRLTPFKHESDITNGFLDTPIDWVPGMKNMRLRDFPSFIRTTDRDDIMLNYCNRQAQRSALAAAVIFNTFDELEGPVLEAMAAIQPPIYTVGPLSLLLQHHQIPDALASLRSNLWKEESGCLEWLDGRAPGSVVYVNFGSITVMSNEQLVEFAWGLADSDYEFLWVIRPDLVRGHAAVLPAEFVEKTRERGMLASWCPQEEVLGHSALGGFLTHSGWNSTLESIVGGVPMLSWPFFAEQQTNCRYACTEWGNGMEIDNNVKRGEVEGLIRELMGNGDKGREMRRRAVGWKEAADRAARPGGSSFLNLARLVDLLRRF